A stretch of the Notolabrus celidotus isolate fNotCel1 chromosome 3, fNotCel1.pri, whole genome shotgun sequence genome encodes the following:
- the LOC117810255 gene encoding kinesin-like protein KIF23 isoform X6, translating to MQRPGKGRTPRRPALKKPSSVEKDPVGVYCRIRPLGAEDEECCVEMISNSTIQLHAPDGLKANRNGEYKETQYSFKKVFGINTSQIELFEDVAKPLVEDLIHCKNGLLFTYGVTGSGKTFTMTGSPGEGGLLPRSLDMIFNSIGPFQAKRFVFKPDEKNGMEIQSQVDALLERQKKDSQQSVPKTPSSRHKADPEFADMISSEEACKSESVDEDCCYSVFVSYIEVYNNYIYDLLEDAPFDPIRPKPPQSKILREDQNHNMYVAGCTEVEVKSTEEAFEVFWKGQKKRRIANTQLNRESSRSHSVFTLKLAQAPLDADGDHILQDKNQVNVSQLCLVDLAGSERTSRTRAEGSRLREAGNINQSLMTLRTCMEVLRENQMCGTSKMVPYRDSKVTHLFKNYFDGEGKVRMIVCVNPKADDYDETMLVMRFAEMTQEVEIARPVDRPICGLAAGRRHRNQAFRDELSRRLEERGGPINADDPGLLSQLIESLPALPPCELVDPADDQMLPRLIEALERRQRIRQLLTEQFSKTATTLKSMIHQFDSQLNSKDTFLHDQRSKLSEKDKVILNQKAELERLEKKSKTLEYKVDILQKTTDMYEHDKRSLQNELETREQRLQRELSERRRMEQRMQGVVTDTKLKWEKECERRVNAKQLEMQNKLWVKDEKLKQLKAIVTESSSSGGFSVERPEKPERPSRERDRSMARKRSASPSPLPGNVFKTRGGGQSVQFTDIETLRQDCPTASSRKRRSGSGEGPANIDDIENRAPVTSTSTIHGYQKRRKP from the exons atgcaGAGACCGGG CAAAGGAAGGACTCCTCGGAGGCCGGCCCTCAAAAAGCCATCCAGTGTAGAGAAGGACCCTGTTGGA GTATACTGCAGAATACGTCCACTTGGAGCAGAAGATGAGGAATGTTGTGTTGAGATGATCAGTAACTCCACCATCCAGCTACACGCTCCTGATGGCCTTAAAGCAAACCGCAATGGAGAGTACAAAGAG ACACAGTACTCATTTAAGAAAGTATTTGGTATAAATACAAGTCAAATTGAGCTGTTTGAGGATGTTGCGAAGCCACTGGTAGAGGACCTCATTCACTGTAAGAACG GACTGCTGTTCACATATGGTGTAACTGGAAGTGGGAAGACGTTCACCATGACTGGCTCACCTGGAGAGGGAGGACTCCTCCCTCGATCTCTAGACATGATCTTCAACAGCATTGGCCCCTTTCAGGCCAAAAGATTT GTGTTCAAACCAGATGAAAAAAATGGGATGGAGATCCAGAGTCAAGTTGACGCTCTCCTggagagacagaagaaggaCAGTCAGCAGTCTGTGCCCAAAACCCCATCCTCCCG gcaTAAGGCGGATCCTGAGTTTGCAGATATGATCAGCTCAGAGGAGGCTTGTAAATCTGAGAGTGTGGATGAAGACTGCTGTTACAGCGTCTTTGTGTCCTACATTGAGGTCTACAACAACTATATCTATGATCTCCTCGAAGATGCTCCATTCGACCCCATCAGGCCTAA ACCACCTCAGTCGAAGATTCTCCGTGAAGATCAGAATCATAACATGTACGTGGCGGGCTGCACAGAGGTCGAAGTGAAATCTACAGAGGAGGCTTTTGAAGTCTTTTGGAAAG gacaaaagaaaaggaggattGCCAATACCCAACTAAACCGTGAATCCAGTCGCTCCCACAGTGTGTTCACACTGAAGCTGGCCCAGGCTCCACTTGATGCTGATGGAGACCACATTCTGCAG GACAAAAACCAAGTGAATGTAAGCCAGCTGTGTCTGGTTGACCTGGCAGGCAGTGAACGCACCAGCAGAACCCGAGCAGAGGGAAGCCGTCTCCGTGAAGCAG GCAACATTAACCAGTCCTTGATGACACTGCGCACATGTATGGAAGTCCTGCGTGAAAACCAGATGTGTGGAACCAGTAAG aTGGTGCCATACAGAGACTCTAAAGTTACACATCTGTTCAAAAACTACTTTGATGGAGAAGGGAAGGTCAGGATGATCGTGTGTGTCAACCCAAAGGCTGATGATTATGATGAAACTATG CTGGTGATGCGTTTTGCTGAGATGACGCAGGAAGTCGAGATTGCACGGCCTGTTGACCGGCCTATCTGTGGCCTTGCTGCAGGACGAAGACACAGAAACCAAGCCTTCAGAGATGAGCTGTCACGTCGTCTGGAAGAGAGAGGTGGTCCTATTAATGCCG ATGATCCTGGTTTGCTGAGTCAGCTAATAGAAAGCCTTCCAGCCCTGCCTCCCTGTGAGCTGGTCGACCCAGCTGATGATCAGATGTTGCCCCGGCTGATTGAAGCCCTTGAAAGGAGGCAACGTATACGTCAGTTGCTGACGGAGCAGTTCAGCAAAACTG CTACTACACTGAAGTCCATGATTCACCAGTTTGACAGCCAGCTCAATTCAAAGGATACCTTCCTTCATGATCAACGAAGCAAACTGAGTGAGAAAGACAAGGTCATCCTCAACCAGAAAGCGGAGTTAGAAAgactggaaaaaaaatccaaaacattGGAATATAAG GTCGATATCTTGCAGAAGACTACGGACATGTATGAGCATGATAAGCGCTCCCTTCAGAATGAGCTGGAGACCCGCGagcagaggctgcagagagagctgtcagagaggagacgCATGGAGCAGCGCATGCAGGGTGTGGTGACAGACACCAAACTCAAGTGGGAGAAGGAGTGT GAGAGGCGAGTGAACGCCAAGCAGCTGGAGATGCAGAACAAGCTGTGGGTGAAAGATGAAAAGCTGAAGCAGCTCAAAGCCATCGTGacggagagcagcagcagtggcgGCTTTTCTGTTGAGCGGCCGGAGAAACCTGAGAGGCCCTCGAGGGAGAGAGATCGCAGCATGGCCCGTAAGAGGTCTGCCTCCCCATCGCCACTTCCT GGCAACgtttttaagaccagaggtggAGGGCAATCTGTGCAGTTCACTGACATTGAGACACTTAGACAAGATTGTCCAACAGCCTCAAG TCGCAAGAGGCGATCGGGGTCTGGAGAGGGACCAGCTAACATCGACGACATAGAAAACAGG GCACCAGTAACAAGCACAAGTACAATCCATGGGTACCAAAA GCGCAGGAAGCCCTGA
- the LOC117810255 gene encoding kinesin-like protein KIF23 isoform X4 yields the protein MQRPGKGRTPRRPALKKPSSVEKDPVGVYCRIRPLGAEDEECCVEMISNSTIQLHAPDGLKANRNGEYKETQYSFKKVFGINTSQIELFEDVAKPLVEDLIHCKNGLLFTYGVTGSGKTFTMTGSPGEGGLLPRSLDMIFNSIGPFQAKRFVFKPDEKNGMEIQSQVDALLERQKKDSQQSVPKTPSSRHKADPEFADMISSEEACKSESVDEDCCYSVFVSYIEVYNNYIYDLLEDAPFDPIRPKPPQSKILREDQNHNMYVAGCTEVEVKSTEEAFEVFWKGQKKRRIANTQLNRESSRSHSVFTLKLAQAPLDADGDHILQDKNQVNVSQLCLVDLAGSERTSRTRAEGSRLREAGNINQSLMTLRTCMEVLRENQMCGTSKMVPYRDSKVTHLFKNYFDGEGKVRMIVCVNPKADDYDETMLVMRFAEMTQEVEIARPVDRPICGLAAGRRHRNQAFRDELSRRLEERDDPGLLSQLIESLPALPPCELVDPADDQMLPRLIEALERRQRIRQLLTEQFSKTATTLKSMIHQFDSQLNSKDTFLHDQRSKLSEKDKVILNQKAELERLEKKSKTLEYKVDILQKTTDMYEHDKRSLQNELETREQRLQRELSERRRMEQRMQGVVTDTKLKWEKECERRVNAKQLEMQNKLWVKDEKLKQLKAIVTESSSSGGFSVERPEKPERPSRERDRSMARKRSASPSPLPDVSQTLTNQNRANVRAVQDPSPTSSSSSSSYLSVASCISDWEQRFPVDSSSRARHAGTPQYRSRTPTPYQGTSSVGRRRGQRWAPDSEAPAANLVYGLDLEAGTRGNVFKTRGGGQSVQFTDIETLRQDCPTASSRKRRSGSGEGPANIDDIENRAPVTSTSTIHGYQKRRKP from the exons atgcaGAGACCGGG CAAAGGAAGGACTCCTCGGAGGCCGGCCCTCAAAAAGCCATCCAGTGTAGAGAAGGACCCTGTTGGA GTATACTGCAGAATACGTCCACTTGGAGCAGAAGATGAGGAATGTTGTGTTGAGATGATCAGTAACTCCACCATCCAGCTACACGCTCCTGATGGCCTTAAAGCAAACCGCAATGGAGAGTACAAAGAG ACACAGTACTCATTTAAGAAAGTATTTGGTATAAATACAAGTCAAATTGAGCTGTTTGAGGATGTTGCGAAGCCACTGGTAGAGGACCTCATTCACTGTAAGAACG GACTGCTGTTCACATATGGTGTAACTGGAAGTGGGAAGACGTTCACCATGACTGGCTCACCTGGAGAGGGAGGACTCCTCCCTCGATCTCTAGACATGATCTTCAACAGCATTGGCCCCTTTCAGGCCAAAAGATTT GTGTTCAAACCAGATGAAAAAAATGGGATGGAGATCCAGAGTCAAGTTGACGCTCTCCTggagagacagaagaaggaCAGTCAGCAGTCTGTGCCCAAAACCCCATCCTCCCG gcaTAAGGCGGATCCTGAGTTTGCAGATATGATCAGCTCAGAGGAGGCTTGTAAATCTGAGAGTGTGGATGAAGACTGCTGTTACAGCGTCTTTGTGTCCTACATTGAGGTCTACAACAACTATATCTATGATCTCCTCGAAGATGCTCCATTCGACCCCATCAGGCCTAA ACCACCTCAGTCGAAGATTCTCCGTGAAGATCAGAATCATAACATGTACGTGGCGGGCTGCACAGAGGTCGAAGTGAAATCTACAGAGGAGGCTTTTGAAGTCTTTTGGAAAG gacaaaagaaaaggaggattGCCAATACCCAACTAAACCGTGAATCCAGTCGCTCCCACAGTGTGTTCACACTGAAGCTGGCCCAGGCTCCACTTGATGCTGATGGAGACCACATTCTGCAG GACAAAAACCAAGTGAATGTAAGCCAGCTGTGTCTGGTTGACCTGGCAGGCAGTGAACGCACCAGCAGAACCCGAGCAGAGGGAAGCCGTCTCCGTGAAGCAG GCAACATTAACCAGTCCTTGATGACACTGCGCACATGTATGGAAGTCCTGCGTGAAAACCAGATGTGTGGAACCAGTAAG aTGGTGCCATACAGAGACTCTAAAGTTACACATCTGTTCAAAAACTACTTTGATGGAGAAGGGAAGGTCAGGATGATCGTGTGTGTCAACCCAAAGGCTGATGATTATGATGAAACTATG CTGGTGATGCGTTTTGCTGAGATGACGCAGGAAGTCGAGATTGCACGGCCTGTTGACCGGCCTATCTGTGGCCTTGCTGCAGGACGAAGACACAGAAACCAAGCCTTCAGAGATGAGCTGTCACGTCGTCTGGAAGAGAGAG ATGATCCTGGTTTGCTGAGTCAGCTAATAGAAAGCCTTCCAGCCCTGCCTCCCTGTGAGCTGGTCGACCCAGCTGATGATCAGATGTTGCCCCGGCTGATTGAAGCCCTTGAAAGGAGGCAACGTATACGTCAGTTGCTGACGGAGCAGTTCAGCAAAACTG CTACTACACTGAAGTCCATGATTCACCAGTTTGACAGCCAGCTCAATTCAAAGGATACCTTCCTTCATGATCAACGAAGCAAACTGAGTGAGAAAGACAAGGTCATCCTCAACCAGAAAGCGGAGTTAGAAAgactggaaaaaaaatccaaaacattGGAATATAAG GTCGATATCTTGCAGAAGACTACGGACATGTATGAGCATGATAAGCGCTCCCTTCAGAATGAGCTGGAGACCCGCGagcagaggctgcagagagagctgtcagagaggagacgCATGGAGCAGCGCATGCAGGGTGTGGTGACAGACACCAAACTCAAGTGGGAGAAGGAGTGT GAGAGGCGAGTGAACGCCAAGCAGCTGGAGATGCAGAACAAGCTGTGGGTGAAAGATGAAAAGCTGAAGCAGCTCAAAGCCATCGTGacggagagcagcagcagtggcgGCTTTTCTGTTGAGCGGCCGGAGAAACCTGAGAGGCCCTCGAGGGAGAGAGATCGCAGCATGGCCCGTAAGAGGTCTGCCTCCCCATCGCCACTTCCT GACGTCAGCCAAACTCTTACCAACCAAAATCGAGCCAATGTTAGGGCAGTTCAGGATCCCTCCCccacctccagcagctcctcttcatcatacCTCTCAGTAGCCTCCTGCATATCTGATTGGGAGCAGAGGTTCCCTGTAGACTCAAGCAGCAGGGCTAGGCATGCTGGAACTCCCCAGTACAGGAGCCGGACTCCCACACCCTACCAAGGCACCAGCAGCGTGGGTCGCAGGAGAGGCCAGCGCTGGGCTCCTGACTCTGAGGCCCCTGCTGCGAATCTTGTCTATGGGCTAGACCTAGAAGCAGGCACGAGG GGCAACgtttttaagaccagaggtggAGGGCAATCTGTGCAGTTCACTGACATTGAGACACTTAGACAAGATTGTCCAACAGCCTCAAG TCGCAAGAGGCGATCGGGGTCTGGAGAGGGACCAGCTAACATCGACGACATAGAAAACAGG GCACCAGTAACAAGCACAAGTACAATCCATGGGTACCAAAA GCGCAGGAAGCCCTGA